In a genomic window of uncultured Flavobacterium sp.:
- a CDS encoding RagB/SusD family nutrient uptake outer membrane protein: protein MKKLFKLFMMGMLIPLLSLFSCSDDFLDAPSENQLTPGDLPEGVTAFDGIAESLYFKPWFTFNDKFLIAVGDMYAGNAFTFDGAYAQFKDAQVTSQNPILTEGYTSLFSVIDQSNNLMSLVEARKSELPEASYKNAIAISRFMRANAYFYLVRTFGAVPIINKAGTAAQPKRNLVTDVYKFIKQDLEYAIENLPATSVKKGYVTKFAAMGILAKVHLTLNEYGECAALTQKIIGNQYILIQDYGNLFSSPENNNSAESMFALQWKAIATEWGTQNTNQAYIVPGGTGITGGGDGWGVYLPSISLQSGFEPNDTRKKSTIMTDGDFYPELLKNQGGFRYKKIYSSTSANFRKYIVGSAAERNDVFFMRTSQNTIILRYSDVLLMNSEAILAGAGSTTSAAALSSFNEVRARAGLPAKTVLTRNDLFNERRIEFALEGQYFFDLKRRGLAEATAILSQQEVGFYSDDARTELVSVKITPGSNYFELPLPQTAIDTNPSLLEPPVPFNFN, encoded by the coding sequence ATGAAAAAACTTTTTAAACTTTTTATGATGGGAATGCTAATACCATTGCTGTCTTTGTTTTCCTGTTCTGATGATTTTTTGGATGCACCATCTGAAAATCAATTAACGCCGGGCGATTTACCGGAAGGAGTTACCGCTTTTGACGGAATTGCTGAGAGTTTGTATTTTAAGCCTTGGTTTACTTTTAATGATAAATTCCTAATTGCTGTTGGCGATATGTATGCCGGAAACGCTTTTACATTTGATGGTGCTTATGCGCAATTTAAAGATGCTCAGGTAACGTCACAAAACCCAATCCTGACAGAAGGATATACTTCTTTGTTTTCGGTTATCGATCAATCTAATAATTTAATGAGTTTAGTCGAAGCAAGAAAGAGCGAATTGCCTGAAGCATCTTATAAAAATGCCATTGCAATTTCAAGATTTATGAGAGCCAATGCCTATTTTTATTTGGTAAGAACTTTTGGAGCTGTGCCTATTATTAACAAAGCTGGAACGGCAGCTCAGCCAAAAAGAAACCTTGTTACTGATGTTTACAAATTCATAAAACAAGATTTGGAATATGCTATCGAAAATTTGCCTGCAACTTCAGTAAAAAAAGGATATGTTACCAAATTTGCAGCAATGGGAATTCTTGCAAAAGTACATTTAACGTTAAACGAATATGGAGAATGTGCTGCTTTAACTCAGAAAATTATCGGAAATCAATATATTTTGATTCAAGATTATGGAAATTTATTTAGCAGTCCAGAGAATAACAATAGTGCAGAAAGTATGTTTGCCCTGCAATGGAAAGCAATTGCTACTGAATGGGGAACTCAGAATACAAATCAGGCTTATATAGTTCCCGGAGGTACAGGAATAACTGGCGGTGGAGACGGTTGGGGAGTTTACCTGCCTTCTATTTCATTGCAAAGTGGCTTTGAGCCAAATGATACCAGAAAAAAGAGCACAATCATGACAGATGGTGACTTTTATCCTGAATTATTAAAAAATCAAGGTGGTTTCAGATATAAAAAAATATACTCTTCGACTTCTGCTAATTTCAGAAAGTATATTGTAGGTTCTGCTGCCGAAAGAAACGATGTGTTTTTTATGAGAACTTCACAAAACACAATTATACTTAGGTATTCTGATGTTTTACTTATGAATTCTGAAGCGATTTTAGCTGGAGCGGGTTCTACAACTTCTGCAGCAGCTTTAAGTTCTTTCAATGAAGTAAGAGCAAGAGCCGGATTACCAGCCAAAACGGTACTTACAAGAAATGATTTATTTAACGAAAGAAGAATCGAATTTGCACTTGAAGGACAATATTTCTTCGATTTAAAACGTCGTGGTCTGGCTGAAGCAACAGCAATTCTTTCGCAACAAGAAGTAGGTTTTTATTCTGATGATGCCAGAACCGAATTGGTTTCTGTTAAGATCACTCCGGGAAGCAACTATTTTGAACTGCCGTTACCGCAAACTGCTATTGATACTAATCCATCATTATTAGAGCCGCCGGTTCCTTTTAACTTTAACTAA
- the bglX gene encoding beta-glucosidase BglX, whose protein sequence is MKKQIKKYAFLLLIVFGNGYAQTKKYMDPKKPIEDRISLLMKEMTLEEKVGQMNQYNGFWDVTGPAPKGGSAELKYEHLRKGLVGSMLTVRGVKEVRAVQKIAVEETRLGIPLIIGFDVIHGYKTLSPIPLAEAASWDLEAIKKSAAIAADEASASGINWTFAPNVDVSNDARWGRVMEGAGEDPYLGSKIGYARVKGFQGETVADLAKVNTIAACAKHFAGYGFVEAGLEYNSVDISNSKLYNTVFPPFEATVQAGIRTFMNSFNTLNGIPATGNTFLQRDILKGKWKFDGFVVSDYASIREMIAHGYAKDEDDATAKAVIAGSDMDMESYLYVAKLVGLVKEGKVKESLVDDAVRRILRVKFELGLFDDPYRYCDEKREKEVVGSKANNDGVLDMAKKSIVLLKNEKNLLPLKKSGQKIALIGALANDKNSPLGSWRIAADDNTAVSVLEGMQQYKDNQLTFEKGADLLSQKATFLTETVFNTTDKTGFEAAKTAAKNADVVVMVLGEYGFQSGEARSRTDLNLPGVQQELLEEIYKVNPNIVLVLNNGRPLSIPWAAEHIPSIVEAWHLGTQTGNAVAQVLYGDYNPSGKLTMSFPRNVGQVPIYYNKYSTGRPIDSDKNVFWSHYMDVEKTPLFPFGFGLSYTTFDYKNLKLNKTAFAKGEKIQVSVDVTNTGNYDGKEVVQLYINDPVASIVRPLKELKGFELVALKKGETKTIQFTLTEKELGFYDNEGKYLVEPGLFNIMVGWNSNEGLTSKFELK, encoded by the coding sequence ATGAAAAAACAAATTAAAAAGTATGCCTTTTTACTGCTAATCGTTTTTGGAAACGGATATGCTCAAACAAAAAAGTATATGGACCCAAAAAAACCAATTGAAGATCGAATTTCACTTTTAATGAAAGAAATGACATTAGAAGAAAAAGTTGGACAAATGAATCAATACAATGGTTTTTGGGATGTAACGGGACCAGCTCCAAAAGGCGGAAGCGCTGAATTAAAATACGAACATTTACGAAAAGGTCTTGTTGGATCAATGCTTACTGTTCGAGGTGTAAAAGAAGTTCGCGCTGTGCAGAAAATTGCTGTAGAAGAAACTCGTTTGGGAATCCCGTTGATAATTGGTTTTGACGTTATTCATGGTTATAAAACTTTGAGCCCGATTCCGTTGGCAGAAGCTGCAAGTTGGGATTTGGAAGCTATTAAAAAATCGGCGGCAATTGCGGCAGATGAAGCTTCTGCATCTGGAATTAACTGGACTTTTGCACCAAATGTCGATGTTTCTAATGATGCACGTTGGGGACGCGTTATGGAAGGTGCCGGTGAAGATCCTTATTTGGGAAGTAAAATAGGCTACGCAAGAGTAAAAGGTTTTCAGGGTGAAACTGTTGCAGATTTAGCAAAAGTAAATACGATTGCGGCTTGTGCAAAACACTTTGCAGGATACGGTTTTGTTGAAGCAGGATTGGAATATAATAGTGTAGATATCAGTAATTCTAAATTATACAATACAGTTTTCCCTCCTTTTGAAGCTACGGTACAAGCAGGAATTCGCACGTTTATGAATTCATTTAATACACTAAATGGTATTCCAGCAACGGGAAATACATTTTTGCAAAGAGATATTCTAAAAGGAAAATGGAAGTTTGATGGTTTTGTAGTTTCGGATTATGCTTCGATTCGCGAAATGATAGCACACGGTTATGCAAAAGACGAAGACGATGCAACAGCAAAAGCAGTAATTGCAGGTTCTGATATGGATATGGAATCGTATTTGTATGTGGCAAAATTAGTTGGACTTGTAAAGGAAGGAAAAGTAAAAGAATCATTGGTTGATGATGCCGTTCGCAGAATCTTACGCGTGAAATTTGAATTGGGTTTATTTGATGATCCGTACAGATATTGCGATGAAAAGCGTGAAAAAGAAGTTGTTGGAAGCAAAGCCAATAATGACGGCGTTCTTGACATGGCAAAAAAATCAATTGTATTATTGAAGAATGAGAAGAATTTGCTTCCGCTGAAGAAATCCGGACAAAAAATTGCTTTAATCGGCGCTTTAGCAAATGATAAAAATAGTCCGCTTGGAAGTTGGAGAATTGCAGCCGATGATAATACTGCGGTTTCGGTTTTAGAAGGAATGCAACAATACAAAGACAATCAACTGACTTTTGAAAAAGGAGCAGATTTGCTTTCGCAGAAAGCTACTTTCCTAACCGAAACAGTTTTCAATACTACAGATAAAACTGGTTTTGAAGCGGCAAAAACAGCTGCAAAAAATGCTGATGTTGTTGTGATGGTTTTAGGTGAATATGGTTTTCAAAGTGGAGAAGCAAGAAGCCGAACTGATCTAAATTTGCCTGGAGTTCAGCAGGAATTATTAGAAGAAATCTACAAGGTAAATCCTAATATCGTTTTGGTTTTAAATAATGGTCGTCCTTTGAGTATTCCTTGGGCTGCAGAACATATTCCTTCAATTGTAGAAGCTTGGCATTTAGGAACTCAGACTGGAAATGCAGTGGCTCAGGTTTTATATGGAGATTATAATCCAAGTGGTAAATTGACAATGTCTTTCCCTAGAAATGTAGGTCAGGTTCCAATTTATTACAACAAATACAGTACTGGAAGACCAATTGATAGCGACAAAAATGTGTTTTGGTCTCATTATATGGATGTAGAAAAAACACCTCTGTTTCCGTTTGGTTTTGGATTGAGTTATACCACTTTCGATTATAAAAATCTTAAACTAAATAAAACTGCTTTTGCAAAAGGAGAAAAAATTCAAGTAAGCGTTGATGTTACAAACACAGGAAATTATGACGGAAAAGAAGTCGTTCAATTGTATATAAATGATCCTGTTGCAAGTATTGTAAGACCTCTTAAAGAATTAAAAGGTTTTGAACTTGTTGCCTTAAAAAAGGGAGAAACTAAAACAATTCAGTTTACATTGACCGAAAAGGAACTTGGTTTTTATGATAACGAAGGCAAATATTTAGTAGAACCTGGTTTGTTCAATATCATGGTTGGCTGGAATTCTAATGAAGGTCTTACCAGCAAATTTGAACTAAAATAA
- a CDS encoding TonB-dependent receptor, whose protein sequence is MQKRTLKKLLCLAVLMWGNFFFAQTVKGKVTSGGLGLPGVGVIVQGTKNATTTDFDGGFILNNVDPKSTLIFSYIGYKNVILPADTKSVMKVNMVNDLEKLNEVVVIGYGTSKRKDVNGAISSIKASEIQDKPFTSIDQALVGKAAGVNVTQNSGTPGGGISVQIRGITSINGNEPLYVIDGTPVFADKNNDSFSFSALGGGNGQTKNSALSGLNISDIETIDILKDASSTAIYGANGANGVVLITTKKGKKGKSTFSYETYMGTQQVTNSVDVLNLPQYAAYQAKIFKMNGEPIPYQYQKPDLLGNGTNWQDELFRTATMYNHQISFSGEKEGTRYYTSLNYFDQEGIVLNSDFNRMSMRLNIDSTVKSWLKIGNNMSISKSSQQVVRNDDRGGLVMNTLRQSPELPVRYADGSFAGPTSGLGSSANEATNPIALSEYNNAKTDRYKINGNVFADFTLIKGLVFRTELGYDLNFAKSSSFAPKYTLGNVSELLNKSFKQQDQSFYWSLKNYLTYNKTFNEKHNFTFLLGQEAQESQYEYLSGYRSGEFLSKDFTNLNIGDIDTAVNGNGSGRWSMTSYISRLNYSFSDRYSFSASLRADASSNFGPNNKWGYFPSFAAGWTVSNEKFFEPLSSTVNYLKFRAGYGSVGNQNIPANRYQTILSLTASPFGGVSPTIDNLGNPNIKWESLKSFDVGFELGMLNNRVKLDFDYYVKHSSNFLTKQINDESNQSALNYYLNTGEIETKGIELTLNTRNIVTENFTWDSTVIFSKYNNELTSFQGAGKSLLGKVQFDLYNVTRTTEGQPVGQFYGYVTDGLFKNAAELAAGPIQETGTGIGDIRFKDLNGDGKIDAKDQKAIGSAIPDFTYSFTNNFKYKNLSLSVVLTGSEGNEIYNFTRHYTDGIYPGFGDRFANVSTRAINAFEPGVNENTNEPRITLNDPNGNGRISNRFVEDGSYLRIQNVSLSYDLPSQIFKNSIISKVRLYVNVQNLYTWTKYSGFDPALGNLDQNITLSGIDLGRYPVPRTTSMGLNLEF, encoded by the coding sequence ATGCAGAAAAGAACATTAAAAAAACTATTGTGTTTAGCAGTGTTAATGTGGGGAAATTTTTTCTTTGCCCAAACTGTTAAAGGAAAAGTAACATCAGGAGGACTCGGTTTACCCGGTGTTGGTGTAATAGTACAAGGAACAAAAAATGCAACAACCACCGATTTTGACGGAGGTTTTATCTTAAACAATGTAGATCCAAAAAGTACATTGATCTTTAGTTATATCGGTTACAAAAATGTGATCTTGCCAGCTGACACAAAATCAGTAATGAAGGTCAATATGGTTAATGACCTTGAGAAATTAAATGAAGTTGTCGTGATTGGTTACGGAACTTCTAAACGAAAAGATGTAAATGGTGCAATTTCGTCGATCAAAGCTTCTGAGATTCAGGATAAGCCTTTTACTTCTATCGATCAGGCTCTTGTGGGTAAAGCTGCGGGTGTAAATGTGACTCAAAACTCGGGTACACCTGGAGGAGGAATTTCGGTTCAAATCAGGGGAATTACTTCTATTAACGGTAATGAACCTTTGTATGTAATTGACGGAACTCCGGTTTTTGCGGATAAAAACAACGATTCATTTTCATTTAGTGCTTTAGGCGGAGGAAACGGACAAACTAAGAATTCGGCTTTGTCTGGATTGAATATTTCAGATATCGAAACTATTGATATTCTAAAAGATGCTTCATCAACTGCAATATATGGTGCAAATGGTGCAAATGGTGTTGTTTTGATTACGACTAAAAAAGGAAAAAAAGGAAAATCGACTTTCTCCTATGAAACGTATATGGGAACTCAGCAAGTGACAAATTCAGTTGATGTTTTGAACTTGCCACAATATGCTGCTTATCAGGCTAAAATTTTCAAAATGAATGGTGAACCAATTCCGTATCAATATCAAAAACCTGATTTATTAGGAAATGGAACAAACTGGCAGGACGAACTTTTTAGAACTGCTACGATGTACAATCATCAAATATCATTTTCAGGTGAAAAAGAAGGAACAAGATATTATACTTCTTTGAATTATTTTGATCAGGAAGGTATTGTTCTAAATTCAGATTTCAACAGAATGTCGATGCGATTAAATATCGATTCAACTGTAAAATCATGGTTGAAAATTGGTAACAATATGTCGATCAGTAAATCATCTCAACAAGTGGTTAGAAACGATGACAGAGGTGGTTTAGTAATGAATACTTTAAGACAATCTCCAGAATTACCTGTAAGATATGCTGATGGTTCATTTGCAGGTCCAACAAGTGGTTTAGGTTCTTCGGCAAATGAGGCGACGAATCCAATTGCTTTATCAGAATACAATAACGCAAAAACGGATCGATACAAAATCAACGGAAATGTATTTGCTGATTTCACGCTTATCAAAGGTTTGGTTTTTAGAACTGAATTGGGATATGATTTAAACTTTGCAAAAAGCAGCTCTTTTGCTCCTAAATATACTTTAGGAAATGTGTCTGAGCTTTTAAACAAATCATTCAAACAGCAAGATCAAAGCTTTTATTGGAGTTTAAAAAATTATTTGACTTATAATAAAACTTTCAACGAGAAACACAATTTCACCTTTTTACTTGGTCAGGAAGCGCAAGAAAGTCAATACGAATATTTGAGCGGTTACAGATCGGGTGAATTCTTAAGCAAAGATTTTACCAACTTAAATATTGGTGATATTGATACTGCGGTTAACGGAAATGGTTCTGGAAGATGGTCTATGACTTCTTATATTTCGAGATTAAATTATAGTTTTTCTGATCGTTACTCTTTTTCGGCTTCTTTAAGAGCAGATGCTTCTTCAAACTTTGGACCTAATAATAAATGGGGTTATTTCCCATCATTTGCTGCAGGTTGGACTGTTAGTAACGAAAAGTTTTTTGAGCCTTTATCTTCTACAGTAAATTATTTAAAATTTAGAGCTGGTTACGGTTCGGTTGGAAATCAAAATATTCCGGCAAATAGATACCAAACGATTCTTTCGTTGACTGCATCTCCATTTGGAGGCGTATCTCCAACTATTGACAACTTGGGTAATCCAAATATTAAATGGGAATCTCTTAAGTCTTTTGATGTTGGTTTTGAATTAGGAATGCTTAATAACAGAGTAAAATTAGACTTTGATTATTATGTTAAACATTCTTCTAATTTCCTGACGAAACAAATCAATGATGAGTCGAATCAAAGTGCCCTTAATTATTATTTGAATACGGGCGAAATTGAAACTAAAGGAATCGAACTTACTTTGAATACCAGAAATATTGTTACTGAAAATTTTACATGGGATAGTACTGTTATTTTTTCAAAATACAATAATGAACTAACAAGTTTTCAAGGTGCAGGTAAATCTTTATTAGGAAAAGTACAATTTGACTTATATAACGTAACCAGAACTACAGAAGGTCAACCAGTTGGACAATTCTACGGATATGTTACAGACGGATTATTTAAAAATGCTGCAGAATTAGCTGCCGGACCAATTCAGGAAACTGGAACAGGAATTGGAGATATTCGTTTTAAAGATCTTAATGGCGACGGAAAAATTGATGCTAAAGATCAAAAAGCTATAGGAAGTGCAATTCCGGATTTTACTTATTCATTTACTAATAATTTTAAGTATAAAAACCTTAGTTTATCTGTTGTTTTAACCGGAAGTGAAGGCAACGAAATCTACAATTTTACACGTCATTATACTGATGGTATTTATCCAGGATTTGGAGATCGATTTGCAAACGTGAGTACAAGGGCTATAAATGCTTTTGAACCGGGAGTAAACGAAAACACAAATGAACCAAGAATTACACTAAATGATCCTAATGGAAATGGTAGAATCTCGAATAGATTTGTCGAAGATGGTTCTTATCTAAGAATTCAGAATGTTTCTTTGAGCTACGATTTACCAAGCCAAATATTCAAAAATTCTATTATATCTAAAGTTAGATTGTATGTCAATGTGCAAAACTTATATACATGGACAAAATACTCTGGTTTTGATCCTGCTTTAGGAAATTTAGATCAAAATATAACACTTAGCGGTATTGATCTGGGACGTTATCCAGTGCCAAGAACTACTTCTATGGGTTTAAATTTAGAATTCTAA
- a CDS encoding two-component regulator propeller domain-containing protein, which produces MKNIKYILVCYFIVLNCLFSQDKFDNYQFRSIQETTSKRAISSIIQDKNGFIWIGTNGTGLYRYDGVNYFGYEYNKKRGSLNSNFIYATFIDSDNNLWVGTDDGLCLYNRDLDNFTKINIEDVIRKGYDEPITVKTIIQDNNGNLILGTYGFGLFKLNIKTLKASLIPSKVLDKFNFLIKSSVKNKHGIIYLGTSYGLLELDLNGKLKQVYKDKFKREPLLDDIENLVIDKFGYIWLGTTESGLIKIKPETDNYQFENYSITKNKILSIIESSHDYIICGTENDGLLVVNYKGQVLQKYLHSKYNDFSLKSNSVWSLFEDKEKRLWLGYFNKGLGVFDKPNNKFNSLESQVNNDNSLQTSFVTSVIKDKKGNLLISNEGGGLDIYNLATKSYIHVNKNNQSYYSGLDAADIQTMFIDSKQNIWIGSWDRGIYFLKNGTTRFINYNTANTSGLKSNRIFTFSEDSKGRIWIGTFIKGLHYFDNKTNTFVHCESKSFTDNALDNAFIRKVFVDSDNVLWVGTILGLYQVSLKGDSDFKVTKMRDAMFKDKTKYNSIQTILSIYESNDKTIWIGTDGEGLFNYNKKDKTFSNFNNFPGFKEKSVRAIIADNNGSLWISGGSGLTKLDFKNKKSTNFTKDDGLVDNDFNNNAVFKDGNGELYFGSYEGVNYFNPNEIKKTEKAPKLYFSDFKLFNKSVKPNEDSSPLTKVIAQTKEIILNYTQSVFTIEYVGINYNYSKKNQYAYYLQGFEKDWNYVGNNRTATYTNLAPGDYVFKVKSANADGSWSNNPLELKIKILPPWWKTFWAYLLYTSILVFLIIYLNKIYQNRFKAKQAILLEKEKNIQSEKLNNKKLQFFTNISHEFRTPLTLIINPLEDILRSKNLSPEIHNKLKIVHKSSDRLSRLINELMDFNKLEFNKISLQAKKIEVVAFTQGIIGYFDEEASARNITINFESAFDDLEDWLDPKMLEKILFNIISNAFKFTPDNGSITISIAKSDIDNSLLINGDRVPSFSITITDTGSGIHKKDLKRIFDRFYQVNNVNKDYYGSTGIGLEVVKEFVELHKGRIDVESQVGEGTKFTVTFPLGKSLYKKSEIIDEVFKTEKAKNKFLTETVNHSADEDDETDQTVEIDVVETTKPYTVLIVEDNPELRNYLKHELSKLYKVIATENGQKGYELAVQKLPDLIITDVIMPVMDGLQLCKNIKGDLKTSHIPLLMLSAKAMVKDRLEGIDSGADMYLSKPFELDILKSSLAQLITSRQIMFKKFYSGITKDGKEKTTSLDNEFIQKILHFINENISEPELTVELLSSKIFLSRSQLYRKIKTLTGVSVNEFIRNVRLEKAKQLIEKGNNNINEISYKVGFTSPSYFSKCYKIKYGYLPTQEKEQGNKR; this is translated from the coding sequence ATGAAAAATATTAAATATATTCTTGTATGCTACTTTATAGTTCTGAATTGCCTGTTTTCTCAAGATAAATTTGACAATTACCAATTTAGAAGTATACAGGAAACTACTTCAAAAAGAGCGATTTCTTCAATTATTCAGGATAAAAATGGTTTTATTTGGATTGGTACAAACGGCACGGGTTTGTATCGATATGATGGTGTAAATTATTTTGGTTATGAATACAATAAAAAGCGCGGTTCATTAAACAGTAACTTTATTTATGCCACTTTTATTGATTCTGATAATAACTTATGGGTTGGTACGGATGACGGTTTGTGTTTGTATAACAGGGATTTAGATAATTTCACCAAAATCAATATTGAAGATGTAATTAGAAAAGGTTATGACGAACCTATTACCGTAAAAACAATTATTCAGGATAACAACGGCAACTTAATTCTGGGAACGTATGGCTTTGGATTATTCAAACTGAATATTAAGACTTTAAAAGCTTCTCTGATTCCGTCAAAGGTTTTGGATAAATTTAATTTTCTAATAAAATCTTCGGTAAAAAATAAGCACGGAATTATTTATTTAGGAACAAGTTATGGTCTTTTAGAACTTGATTTAAACGGAAAACTCAAACAGGTTTATAAAGACAAATTTAAAAGAGAACCTTTATTAGATGATATCGAAAATCTTGTTATTGATAAATTTGGGTATATATGGCTGGGAACGACGGAAAGCGGTCTGATAAAAATTAAACCGGAAACTGATAATTACCAATTTGAAAATTATTCTATTACCAAAAACAAAATCTTATCGATTATAGAAAGCAGTCACGATTATATCATTTGTGGTACCGAAAATGACGGATTATTGGTTGTAAATTATAAAGGGCAAGTACTTCAAAAATATTTGCACAGTAAGTACAATGATTTTAGTTTAAAATCTAATTCCGTTTGGTCCTTATTTGAAGATAAAGAAAAGCGTCTTTGGTTGGGTTATTTTAATAAAGGACTTGGTGTATTTGATAAACCAAATAACAAATTTAATTCACTTGAATCACAAGTAAACAATGATAATTCTTTACAAACAAGCTTTGTAACTTCAGTTATAAAAGATAAAAAAGGAAATCTGTTAATCAGTAATGAAGGCGGTGGACTTGACATTTATAATCTTGCTACTAAAAGTTACATTCATGTAAACAAAAACAATCAAAGCTATTATTCCGGTTTGGATGCTGCTGATATTCAGACGATGTTTATAGACAGTAAACAAAATATCTGGATTGGAAGCTGGGATCGCGGAATCTACTTTTTGAAAAATGGCACTACCCGATTCATAAACTATAATACGGCAAATACTTCGGGATTAAAATCGAATAGGATTTTTACTTTTTCGGAAGATTCAAAAGGTAGAATCTGGATTGGAACTTTCATAAAAGGATTGCATTATTTTGATAATAAGACCAATACTTTCGTTCATTGTGAATCGAAATCATTTACAGACAATGCTTTAGACAACGCTTTTATTCGTAAAGTTTTTGTGGATTCTGATAATGTTTTGTGGGTTGGAACTATTTTGGGTTTATATCAGGTTAGTTTAAAAGGCGATTCTGATTTTAAAGTGACCAAAATGCGCGATGCGATGTTCAAGGACAAAACGAAGTATAATAGCATTCAGACTATTTTATCAATTTATGAATCTAATGATAAAACAATTTGGATAGGAACTGATGGCGAAGGATTATTTAATTATAATAAAAAAGATAAGACATTTTCGAACTTTAATAATTTTCCGGGTTTTAAAGAAAAATCTGTTCGTGCGATAATTGCTGATAACAATGGCTCTTTATGGATAAGCGGTGGATCTGGATTAACAAAACTGGATTTTAAAAATAAAAAAAGTACCAATTTTACTAAAGATGATGGTCTTGTCGATAATGATTTCAACAATAATGCTGTCTTCAAGGATGGAAATGGAGAACTGTATTTTGGTAGTTATGAAGGAGTAAATTATTTTAATCCTAACGAAATTAAAAAAACAGAAAAAGCTCCAAAATTGTATTTCAGCGATTTTAAATTATTCAATAAATCGGTAAAACCCAATGAAGATTCTTCGCCCTTAACCAAAGTAATTGCTCAGACTAAAGAAATTATTCTCAACTATACACAATCTGTTTTTACGATCGAATATGTGGGAATCAATTATAATTATTCTAAGAAAAATCAATATGCTTATTATCTCCAAGGTTTTGAAAAAGATTGGAATTATGTGGGAAATAACAGAACGGCAACTTATACCAATCTAGCGCCGGGTGATTATGTTTTTAAAGTAAAATCGGCAAATGCAGATGGTTCCTGGAGCAATAATCCATTAGAATTAAAAATAAAAATTCTGCCTCCGTGGTGGAAAACTTTTTGGGCTTATTTATTATACACTTCTATTTTAGTTTTCCTGATTATATACCTTAATAAAATTTATCAAAATCGCTTTAAAGCCAAACAAGCTATACTTTTAGAAAAAGAAAAAAACATTCAGTCTGAGAAATTGAACAATAAGAAGTTGCAGTTCTTCACTAATATTTCGCATGAATTCAGAACTCCGTTAACACTGATTATAAATCCGTTGGAAGATATTTTAAGAAGTAAAAATCTATCTCCTGAAATACATAATAAATTAAAAATTGTACACAAAAGTTCCGATAGACTTTCGAGACTTATCAATGAGCTTATGGATTTTAATAAATTAGAGTTTAATAAAATTTCGCTTCAGGCCAAAAAAATTGAAGTTGTAGCATTTACACAAGGAATTATAGGTTATTTTGATGAGGAAGCTTCTGCCCGAAATATTACTATTAATTTTGAGTCTGCATTTGACGATCTTGAAGACTGGCTAGATCCTAAAATGCTGGAAAAAATACTGTTTAATATTATTTCAAATGCATTTAAATTTACTCCGGATAATGGCTCTATTACCATTTCTATAGCTAAATCAGATATAGATAATTCACTTTTAATTAATGGTGATCGGGTTCCTTCGTTTTCAATAACAATTACTGATACTGGTTCCGGAATTCACAAAAAAGATCTCAAAAGAATCTTTGACAGGTTTTATCAGGTCAATAATGTCAATAAGGATTATTATGGAAGTACGGGAATTGGTTTAGAGGTTGTAAAAGAATTTGTTGAGCTACATAAAGGACGAATTGATGTTGAAAGTCAGGTTGGAGAAGGCACAAAATTTACGGTAACTTTTCCTTTAGGTAAATCTTTGTATAAGAAAAGTGAAATAATTGACGAGGTTTTTAAAACAGAAAAAGCTAAAAACAAATTTCTGACTGAAACTGTTAATCATTCGGCTGATGAGGATGATGAAACGGATCAAACTGTTGAAATTGATGTTGTCGAAACTACGAAACCATATACTGTTTTAATTGTTGAAGATAATCCTGAATTAAGAAATTATCTCAAACATGAATTAAGCAAATTATATAAGGTTATTGCCACCGAAAATGGTCAGAAAGGTTATGAACTTGCGGTTCAGAAATTACCGGATTTGATAATTACAGACGTTATTATGCCCGTTATGGACGGTTTACAATTGTGCAAAAACATAAAAGGTGATTTAAAAACAAGTCATATTCCTTTGTTAATGCTTTCGGCAAAAGCCATGGTAAAAGACCGATTAGAAGGTATCGATTCCGGCGCTGATATGTATTTGAGTAAACCATTTGAGTTAGATATTTTAAAATCAAGTTTGGCGCAGCTTATTACAAGCAGACAAATTATGTTTAAGAAGTTTTATAGCGGAATCACTAAAGATGGCAAGGAAAAAACAACTTCGCTCGATAATGAGTTTATTCAAAAGATTCTGCATTTTATCAACGAAAACATTAGTGAACCTGAATTGACTGTTGAACTTTTATCTTCTAAAATTTTCCTTAGCAGAAGTCAGTTGTATCGAAAAATAAAAACTTTAACTGGCGTTTCGGTTAATGAGTTTATCCGAAATGTACGTTTAGAAAAAGCAAAACAACTGATCGAAAAAGGAAATAATAATATCAACGAAATAAGCTATAAAGTAGGTTTTACTTCTCCCTCCTATTTTTCTAAATGCTACAAAATTAAATACGGATATTTGCCTACACAAGAAAAAGAACAAGGCAATAAACGTTAA